One segment of Fructilactobacillus hinvesii DNA contains the following:
- a CDS encoding LysM peptidoglycan-binding domain-containing protein codes for MKLKGLKSIAAVAAVSAGVLLAGAAQADASTKITVQSGDTLSELAQTYGVSVDSLQKANNIKDINKIYVGEVFVVGDNGNVKVTSATSQAAKEAAPAQPVAAQANDNEQSAAKPAAQASQPAAQPQAATQTQAPAAQATPAATQTQQTSQAAAQPAAQTTQAQAPAASQATSSAATENDGSLDSIAAVESGGSYSARNGQYIGKYQLSSSYLNGDYSPANQERVARQYAVSRYGSVANAVAFRNAHNYW; via the coding sequence ATGAAGTTAAAAGGTCTTAAGTCCATCGCCGCAGTTGCAGCCGTATCAGCCGGAGTTTTATTAGCTGGTGCTGCACAAGCTGACGCTTCCACTAAGATCACTGTTCAATCTGGTGATACGCTTTCAGAATTAGCTCAAACTTACGGAGTTTCAGTTGACAGCTTACAAAAAGCTAACAACATTAAAGATATTAACAAGATCTACGTTGGTGAAGTTTTCGTAGTTGGTGATAACGGAAACGTTAAGGTTACTAGCGCAACGAGTCAAGCTGCTAAGGAAGCTGCTCCAGCTCAACCAGTTGCTGCTCAAGCTAACGATAACGAACAATCTGCTGCTAAGCCTGCTGCCCAAGCTAGCCAACCAGCCGCTCAACCGCAAGCTGCTACTCAAACTCAAGCACCAGCTGCTCAAGCAACTCCAGCAGCAACTCAAACGCAACAAACGAGCCAAGCCGCTGCACAACCAGCTGCTCAAACTACCCAAGCTCAAGCACCTGCTGCTAGCCAAGCAACTAGTTCTGCCGCAACTGAAAACGATGGTTCTTTAGACTCAATCGCTGCAGTTGAATCAGGTGGTTCATACTCAGCTCGTAATGGTCAATACATTGGTAAGTACCAATTATCATCTTCATACTTGAACGGTGATTACTCTCCAGCTAACCAAGAACGGGTTGCTCGTCAATACGCTGTTAGCCGTTACGGTTCAGTTGCCAATGCCGTTGCATTCCGGAACGCTCACAACTACTGGTAA
- a CDS encoding FGGY-family carbohydrate kinase — protein MKKYIMGIDIGTSSTKGLLISTTGEIVRQAKSSYEIATPHAGWAEASATDWLAAVTSVIKELSQSLLPEQLVAIGLDGLYGGSGVPVDQENHVLGPALIWMDRRATAQVKEVQSKVSAAELMQVTGNLADPYYGYLKLMWLKENEPDLYAQTARFLPPESYVIKELTGSESINYSAAGNLAGVFDIRTKRWAPELAAKFGIDLTKLPQRFVDSTTVAGLVTSDWAQRLGIPANLPIFNTGVDVGPATVGTGVFETGNVTAAIGTSMNAALVTQQPLLDRNLIIWPYAYQPHRYYYNFAGANTAGAIVAWFTQEFAQNDAQQLDQLSQAVPAGSNGITVLPFFMGERSPLWDSNVRGTILGLSLNTSKRDLYNAFQEAIAFSVRQSIEQFGDQVGTEITVVGGVSNSAKMLHLIADVTGKVVKSTHSGGEADLGSAILAGIGAGVLDPQTAKTWIKIDETVLPNAERHQQYHYYYKKYRDAY, from the coding sequence ATGAAAAAATACATTATGGGAATCGATATTGGGACCTCAAGCACCAAGGGGCTTTTGATTAGCACCACTGGTGAGATTGTCCGGCAAGCTAAAAGTTCGTATGAGATTGCTACTCCTCATGCCGGATGGGCCGAGGCTTCTGCCACTGACTGGTTAGCGGCCGTGACCTCTGTAATTAAGGAATTGAGTCAGTCACTACTCCCTGAGCAACTAGTTGCGATTGGATTAGACGGTTTATATGGAGGCTCGGGAGTTCCAGTTGATCAAGAAAATCATGTTTTAGGGCCAGCGTTAATTTGGATGGATCGGCGGGCAACTGCTCAGGTAAAAGAGGTCCAGTCCAAGGTGAGCGCTGCGGAATTAATGCAGGTTACGGGGAACCTTGCTGATCCATACTATGGCTACTTGAAACTGATGTGGTTGAAGGAAAATGAGCCGGATTTGTACGCGCAAACAGCACGATTTTTACCCCCGGAATCATACGTGATTAAAGAATTAACGGGCTCAGAAAGCATTAATTACTCTGCAGCTGGTAATTTAGCTGGGGTTTTTGACATTCGAACTAAGCGTTGGGCACCAGAATTAGCGGCTAAGTTTGGCATTGATCTTACCAAACTACCACAACGTTTCGTTGACAGTACCACGGTGGCTGGGCTGGTTACTTCAGATTGGGCTCAGCGACTAGGAATTCCTGCTAATTTACCCATCTTTAATACCGGAGTTGATGTCGGTCCGGCCACGGTTGGAACTGGGGTGTTTGAAACTGGAAATGTAACGGCTGCAATTGGGACCTCGATGAACGCAGCCTTAGTGACGCAGCAGCCCTTGTTAGACCGGAATTTAATTATCTGGCCATATGCTTATCAGCCCCACCGATATTATTACAACTTTGCGGGCGCTAACACGGCCGGAGCTATCGTGGCCTGGTTCACGCAGGAATTTGCTCAGAATGATGCGCAGCAGTTAGATCAACTTAGTCAAGCTGTTCCAGCGGGTAGCAATGGAATTACGGTTTTACCGTTCTTCATGGGAGAAAGAAGTCCGCTATGGGATTCAAACGTCCGGGGAACCATTCTGGGACTGTCTTTAAACACCTCAAAGCGAGACTTATATAATGCGTTTCAAGAAGCAATTGCTTTTTCGGTTCGCCAAAGTATTGAGCAGTTTGGTGACCAGGTTGGAACTGAAATTACCGTGGTTGGGGGAGTCAGTAACTCAGCTAAGATGCTCCATTTAATTGCTGATGTGACCGGTAAGGTGGTTAAAAGCACCCATTCAGGCGGAGAAGCGGATTTAGGGAGTGCGATTTTAGCGGGAATTGGTGCTGGAGTCTTAGATCCCCAAACTGCCAAAACGTGGATTAAAATCGATGAAACGGTGCTGCCTAATGCGGAGCGTCACCAGCAGTATCATTATTATTACAAAAAATATCGGGATGCCTATTGA
- the tyrS gene encoding tyrosine--tRNA ligase gives MNILEDLQWRGAINQQTDVEGLAETINEHPIALYCGVDPTGDSMHIGHLIPFMIMERFARAGHHPYIVIGGATGSIGDPSGRKTERQLQTKQQVQKNVEALTAQMKKLFGDNSNTHIVNNYDWTKDMTLLDFLRDYGKLFNVNTMLNKEVVASRLSQGISFTEFTYQILQAYDFLHLHDQYDVQLEIGGADQWGNITAGIDLIHKLRGLDTKVYGLTIPLMLKSDGTKFGKTAGGAVWLDPKKTSPYEFYQFWFNQDDRDVIKYLKYFTFLDQEEIEKLAAAVEKEPWKRAAQRRLAEEVTKFVHGPAAVENAERIAKLLFTGNVQELSTEEVSQAFNNVPTTEINATPVNVVDLLIEMNVDSSKRQAREDVQNGAITINGTKVTDVDATIDPVAHFDGQYVIVRRGKKKHFLARVK, from the coding sequence ATGAATATTCTTGAAGATTTACAATGGCGTGGTGCCATTAATCAACAAACCGATGTCGAAGGCTTAGCCGAAACAATTAACGAACATCCGATTGCCCTCTACTGTGGAGTTGATCCCACAGGAGATAGTATGCACATTGGTCACTTAATTCCCTTTATGATCATGGAACGATTTGCGCGGGCGGGCCATCACCCTTACATCGTAATTGGAGGGGCGACTGGTTCAATTGGAGACCCCAGTGGTCGTAAAACGGAACGCCAATTACAAACCAAACAACAGGTCCAAAAAAACGTCGAAGCATTAACCGCCCAGATGAAAAAACTGTTTGGTGATAACTCCAACACCCACATTGTGAACAACTACGACTGGACGAAGGACATGACCCTGCTCGACTTTTTGCGGGACTACGGAAAGTTGTTTAACGTTAACACCATGTTAAACAAGGAAGTTGTCGCTAGTCGCTTATCCCAAGGAATTTCCTTTACCGAATTTACGTACCAAATCCTCCAGGCTTACGATTTCCTCCACTTGCATGATCAATACGACGTCCAACTAGAAATCGGTGGTGCAGACCAGTGGGGAAACATCACTGCCGGGATTGACCTGATTCATAAACTCCGTGGTTTAGATACCAAAGTTTACGGGCTCACGATTCCATTAATGCTCAAATCAGACGGAACTAAGTTTGGTAAGACCGCTGGTGGGGCTGTCTGGCTCGATCCAAAGAAAACTTCTCCCTACGAATTCTACCAATTCTGGTTCAATCAAGATGACCGCGATGTGATTAAATACTTGAAGTACTTCACATTCCTCGATCAGGAAGAAATTGAAAAACTGGCTGCAGCGGTTGAAAAAGAACCATGGAAACGGGCCGCTCAACGTCGGTTAGCCGAAGAAGTCACGAAGTTTGTCCACGGACCAGCAGCCGTCGAAAATGCAGAACGAATTGCCAAGCTGCTCTTCACGGGGAACGTGCAAGAATTAAGCACTGAAGAAGTTAGTCAAGCCTTTAACAACGTGCCGACCACGGAAATTAATGCTACACCGGTGAACGTCGTTGACCTCTTAATTGAAATGAACGTGGATAGTTCTAAGCGTCAGGCGCGAGAAGACGTCCAAAACGGAGCCATTACCATCAACGGTACTAAGGTTACGGATGTGGACGCTACGATTGATCCCGTTGCTCATTTTGACGGACAATACGTGATTGTCAGACGGGGAAAGAAAAAGCACTTCTTAGCCCGAGTTAAATAA
- a CDS encoding tyrosine-protein phosphatase: MKNERIINLNSTENLRELGGYQTTDGRTIKWHKLLRSGSLGMLNATDLAFLKSYGVRYDIDLRSGQERTDVPDALADDHIEYVFNPVFDEDRTDNSQDPEEFRQMLEENPTYGHDHMVAVYKRMVQNDGCHQAYHRFFQTLLNNGQEDGAILFHCTAGKDRTGMAAVFLLYALGVDLDTIKQDYILTNQVVKPLVDQKMDEARNRDFSETAINSLRALYTVNMDFLDAALTTINDQYGNLDHFLTDEIGMDSAKREQLRALYLEPQPN, from the coding sequence ATGAAAAACGAACGCATCATTAACCTTAATTCGACAGAAAATCTGCGCGAGTTAGGCGGATATCAAACCACCGATGGACGCACCATTAAATGGCACAAACTCCTTCGGTCTGGTAGCTTAGGCATGCTGAATGCCACCGACTTAGCCTTTTTAAAATCCTATGGCGTCCGCTATGACATTGACCTTCGTTCTGGTCAAGAACGAACTGACGTCCCCGATGCCCTTGCCGATGACCACATTGAATATGTGTTTAATCCGGTATTTGACGAAGACCGCACCGATAACTCTCAGGATCCAGAAGAATTTCGACAAATGTTAGAAGAAAATCCCACCTATGGTCACGACCACATGGTGGCGGTCTACAAACGAATGGTCCAAAACGATGGATGCCACCAAGCCTATCATCGTTTCTTTCAAACTTTACTGAATAACGGTCAAGAGGACGGTGCGATTCTATTTCACTGTACCGCCGGAAAGGATCGCACTGGCATGGCAGCCGTCTTTCTTCTTTACGCATTAGGGGTTGACTTAGACACGATTAAACAGGATTACATCCTCACCAATCAGGTGGTAAAACCACTCGTCGACCAAAAAATGGACGAAGCCCGCAACCGGGACTTTTCTGAAACCGCCATCAACAGTCTGCGCGCCCTTTATACGGTTAACATGGACTTTTTAGATGCCGCGTTAACCACCATTAACGACCAATACGGAAACTTAGACCACTTTCTCACCGACGAAATCGGAATGGATTCCGCCAAACGAGAACAGTTACGCGCCCTTTACCTAGAACCACAACCCAATTAA
- the rbsU gene encoding ribose/proton symporter RbsU → MSALALLIGIIPVIGWGFFPTVSSKIGGKPANQILGATIGALIVAFVVFLVTGCGFPMGWNLVFGILSGCGWGFGQIMAFKGYTLIGSSRVMPITTAFQLIVTALWGAFALSSWPGAMNKVIGMIALVVIIIGATLTTWNENKENTNVAALRKAVIYQLIGVIGYWLYSAAPQLENLKWAEGFIPRTAPMSGLQAFLPQTIGMVLVAVIYCLTQVNKENVFKEATSYKQIIAGFFFGVAALAYLVAAQPVEKGGLGLSTAFVVSQVSVVIATLTGIYMLGQKKTHKEMVATLIGLALIIVAAAVTAFLN, encoded by the coding sequence ATGAGTGCATTAGCTTTATTAATCGGGATCATTCCCGTGATTGGGTGGGGATTCTTCCCCACGGTTTCTTCTAAAATTGGTGGTAAACCAGCCAACCAAATTTTAGGGGCAACCATTGGAGCCTTAATCGTGGCCTTTGTAGTTTTCTTGGTTACTGGTTGTGGCTTCCCAATGGGTTGGAACTTAGTCTTTGGAATCCTATCTGGTTGTGGATGGGGCTTTGGTCAAATCATGGCCTTCAAGGGGTATACGTTGATTGGATCTTCCCGGGTAATGCCAATTACCACGGCCTTTCAGTTGATTGTAACGGCTCTCTGGGGTGCCTTTGCTTTGAGTAGTTGGCCAGGTGCAATGAACAAGGTCATCGGAATGATCGCATTGGTTGTAATCATTATCGGGGCTACGTTAACCACTTGGAACGAAAACAAGGAAAACACAAATGTTGCTGCGTTACGAAAAGCGGTAATTTACCAATTAATCGGGGTTATTGGTTACTGGCTGTACTCAGCTGCCCCACAATTAGAAAACTTGAAGTGGGCCGAAGGATTCATTCCACGGACTGCTCCAATGAGTGGATTACAAGCTTTCTTGCCCCAAACGATTGGGATGGTTTTAGTGGCTGTAATTTACTGCTTGACCCAAGTTAACAAAGAAAACGTCTTCAAAGAAGCAACTTCCTACAAACAAATTATTGCCGGATTCTTCTTTGGTGTCGCTGCCTTAGCTTACCTGGTTGCTGCTCAGCCAGTTGAAAAGGGCGGCTTAGGTTTATCAACGGCCTTCGTTGTTTCCCAAGTTAGTGTAGTAATTGCAACGTTAACGGGAATCTACATGTTAGGTCAAAAGAAGACCCACAAAGAAATGGTTGCTACTTTAATCGGATTAGCTCTGATTATTGTTGCCGCAGCTGTAACGGCCTTCTTAAACTAA
- a CDS encoding DUF2798 domain-containing protein, giving the protein MPKNWKEELFFTGMMAGLMVLGMTTYNIVKTDGWSVHVFREVIAGYPLGLLVAVLLDLLLVGPLVKTVVFKFIITDPAHTNPARIGVTISVLMVLGMVTCMSLFGLIMSAGTPTNWGIAYLSTWILNLIVALPLQLLVVGPVSRMGLRKLQQQTA; this is encoded by the coding sequence ATGCCTAAAAATTGGAAAGAAGAATTGTTTTTTACCGGAATGATGGCCGGGTTAATGGTCCTTGGAATGACCACGTATAACATTGTGAAGACGGATGGTTGGTCTGTACACGTCTTTAGGGAGGTAATTGCCGGTTATCCGTTGGGATTACTGGTAGCAGTGTTGTTAGACCTTTTATTAGTGGGTCCGCTCGTGAAAACGGTGGTTTTTAAGTTTATCATTACTGACCCAGCTCATACTAATCCTGCTCGGATTGGAGTCACCATTTCCGTCCTAATGGTGCTGGGAATGGTGACTTGCATGTCCCTGTTTGGTTTAATTATGAGCGCGGGAACGCCTACAAACTGGGGGATTGCTTACCTTTCGACCTGGATTTTAAACTTAATTGTAGCGTTACCGTTGCAATTATTGGTGGTCGGACCGGTATCCCGGATGGGATTACGCAAGTTACAGCAACAAACAGCTTAA
- the rlmD gene encoding 23S rRNA (uracil(1939)-C(5))-methyltransferase RlmD translates to MKKQRNHSANHQNDVHVQLHQRVTVTIKRLGINGEGVGYYRRKLIFIPGALPNEVVQADISEIKPRYLRGTIQQIDKKSPFRIVPRDAYAETVGGLELEILDYPHQLKFKRDLVKQALSRYHPRGFEKYDVRPVIGMQDPYEYRNKAQFQIRTTPAGKVIAGLYKQGTHDVVDMETCAVQDPVTMKVMRAVVQMVQELGIPTYDEESNTGILKTIVVRAAHNTDQVQLVFITHSNKLLKQHQLIWRIAEELPEVTSVMHNVNPGTSPLIWGEQTTRLAGSPSITEKINGRSFALSARAFLQLNSIMTPKLYQLAGQALELAPTDRLVDAYAGVGTIGLTLAKQVAEVRGMETIPEAVEDANQNALTNQIDNAHYFTGKAEELLPEWEAGGWYPDALVVDPPRVGLDQKLIDTILATRPRKFVYVSCNQSTLAQDFVQLTREYKVDYLQPVDMLPQTPHVEIVVKLTLK, encoded by the coding sequence ATGAAAAAACAACGAAATCATTCTGCTAACCACCAAAATGACGTCCACGTTCAGTTGCACCAACGAGTAACTGTGACGATTAAGCGGTTGGGCATCAACGGAGAAGGAGTCGGTTACTACCGCCGCAAATTAATCTTTATTCCAGGTGCCCTTCCAAACGAAGTAGTGCAAGCAGACATTAGCGAAATCAAACCACGTTATTTACGCGGAACCATCCAGCAAATTGACAAAAAGAGTCCGTTTCGGATCGTCCCCCGTGACGCCTATGCCGAAACCGTCGGCGGGTTAGAATTGGAAATCCTCGACTATCCCCACCAGCTGAAGTTCAAGCGAGATTTGGTTAAACAAGCCCTCAGCCGGTACCATCCGCGGGGCTTTGAAAAATACGACGTTCGCCCTGTAATTGGCATGCAGGATCCATACGAATACCGGAACAAGGCGCAGTTCCAGATTCGCACCACGCCAGCTGGAAAAGTCATTGCCGGGCTGTACAAGCAGGGAACTCACGACGTCGTGGATATGGAAACTTGTGCCGTGCAGGATCCGGTCACAATGAAGGTCATGCGCGCCGTCGTCCAGATGGTACAAGAACTAGGAATTCCAACCTATGATGAAGAAAGTAACACCGGAATCCTTAAGACAATCGTGGTACGGGCTGCTCACAACACTGACCAGGTTCAACTGGTCTTCATTACCCACTCCAATAAGTTGCTGAAGCAACACCAGCTAATTTGGCGCATCGCAGAGGAATTACCAGAAGTAACCTCCGTAATGCATAACGTCAATCCGGGAACTTCACCCTTAATTTGGGGTGAGCAAACCACCCGCTTAGCTGGCAGTCCTTCGATTACCGAAAAAATCAATGGTCGCTCCTTTGCCTTATCGGCTCGCGCCTTTCTTCAGTTAAATTCAATTATGACCCCTAAACTGTATCAGTTAGCTGGGCAAGCCCTCGAGTTAGCCCCCACTGATCGCTTAGTCGATGCCTACGCCGGAGTCGGAACAATCGGATTAACCTTAGCCAAGCAGGTTGCGGAAGTCCGAGGAATGGAAACCATTCCTGAAGCGGTGGAAGATGCCAATCAAAATGCGCTTACCAACCAGATTGATAACGCTCACTACTTTACCGGGAAAGCCGAAGAATTATTACCAGAATGGGAAGCCGGTGGCTGGTATCCAGACGCGCTCGTAGTTGATCCACCGCGAGTGGGATTAGACCAAAAACTAATTGATACCATCTTAGCTACCCGACCGCGCAAATTTGTTTATGTTTCCTGTAACCAATCGACGTTGGCTCAGGATTTTGTGCAACTAACGAGGGAATACAAGGTCGACTATTTACAACCGGTCGACATGCTCCCCCAAACTCCCCACGTGGAAATCGTGGTGAAATTAACCTTGAAGTAA
- a CDS encoding ABC transporter ATP-binding protein, whose product MHQLETQALCYTIDDRNIIQNIDWSIDAGAVVTITGPSGSGKSTFVKLLASLLNPTSGTITFEGQLLRELDPINYRREVSYAVQQPTLFGDTVRENLEFPYQIRKQAFDEQHAIQALQTVDLGKADLDRQVTGLSGGERQRIALLRNVLFPPKVLITDEVTTGLDSDSKNSVHKMLDYFNQKYQMTVIMITHDDEEIQAAQHLYEIKAGQMQEVTNHE is encoded by the coding sequence ATGCATCAGTTAGAAACACAGGCATTGTGCTATACGATTGATGATCGTAACATCATTCAAAACATTGATTGGTCGATTGACGCTGGAGCAGTAGTCACGATTACGGGTCCTTCCGGCAGTGGGAAGTCAACCTTTGTCAAGCTGTTAGCTTCTTTGTTAAATCCGACCAGTGGCACCATTACGTTTGAAGGGCAACTCCTGCGGGAACTTGATCCGATTAATTACCGGCGGGAAGTGTCTTATGCGGTGCAACAACCAACCTTGTTTGGGGACACCGTACGCGAGAATCTCGAATTTCCGTACCAAATTCGGAAGCAGGCGTTTGATGAACAGCACGCCATTCAAGCGTTACAGACGGTTGACTTGGGGAAAGCTGATTTAGATCGACAGGTAACGGGGCTCTCTGGGGGAGAAAGACAACGGATTGCTTTGCTACGGAATGTGCTGTTTCCCCCTAAGGTTCTGATTACCGATGAGGTTACAACCGGACTGGATAGCGACAGTAAAAACAGTGTTCATAAAATGTTAGATTATTTTAACCAAAAGTATCAAATGACGGTCATCATGATTACCCACGATGACGAAGAAATTCAGGCAGCCCAACATCTCTATGAGATTAAGGCCGGCCAGATGCAGGAGGTCACGAATCATGAATAA
- a CDS encoding ABC transporter permease, translated as MNNLIVSNTALALTAVFVVFAMWIGYREQLGITKDLIVATIRCVIQLFVVGYVLKYVFQVNNWLLTLVLILIIIFNGAYNAKGRSGGLKNAFWISLTAIATSTLVILLVLVLDGALKFIPSQIIPVSGMIVSNSMVSMGLCFRTMNSMFKDRRSQVMEMLALGATPMVASKGIIQDAIKTGLQPTIDSAKTVGLVALPGMMSGMIFAGADPVLAIKYQIMVTFMLLGITSISSIIGCYLGYKSFFNQRDQLVR; from the coding sequence ATGAATAATCTGATTGTTTCAAATACAGCGCTTGCTTTGACGGCGGTGTTTGTCGTTTTTGCCATGTGGATTGGTTATCGTGAACAACTGGGAATCACGAAGGATTTAATCGTAGCGACGATTCGGTGTGTGATCCAGCTGTTCGTAGTTGGGTACGTGTTAAAGTATGTTTTCCAGGTCAATAACTGGTTACTGACGCTGGTATTGATTCTCATCATCATTTTCAACGGAGCTTATAATGCTAAGGGACGGAGTGGTGGACTTAAAAATGCCTTCTGGATCTCATTAACGGCGATCGCAACTAGTACGCTAGTGATTCTTCTCGTCCTCGTTCTCGACGGCGCCTTGAAGTTTATCCCATCGCAAATTATCCCGGTTTCGGGAATGATCGTTAGTAATTCGATGGTCTCCATGGGACTATGCTTTCGAACGATGAATTCGATGTTTAAAGACCGGCGTTCCCAGGTAATGGAAATGCTTGCTTTAGGAGCAACACCGATGGTGGCTAGTAAAGGAATCATCCAGGACGCCATTAAGACGGGACTGCAACCGACGATTGATAGTGCTAAAACGGTTGGTTTAGTGGCTCTGCCGGGGATGATGTCTGGGATGATCTTTGCCGGAGCGGATCCCGTGTTGGCTATCAAATATCAGATCATGGTGACGTTCATGTTGTTAGGAATCACCTCGATCAGCTCAATCATTGGTTGTTACCTGGGTTACAAGAGTTTCTTTAACCAACGGGATCAATTAGTTCGTTAA
- a CDS encoding ABC transporter ATP-binding protein, translating to MTNSEQKPIVKVRHLKQYFNEGKKDEVKAVDDVSFDIYEGETLGLVGESGSGKTTTGRSIIRLYNPTSGDVYFHDENIAKLKNKHLKDFRKQMQMIFQDPYASLDPRMKVKDIIAEGIDIHHLAKNSEDRDRQVAELLKKVNLNPEFANRYPHEFSGGQRQRIGIARALAVQPDFIIADEPISALDVSIQAQVVNLLQDIQEEQGLTYLFIAHDLSMVKYISDRIAVLYKGKIVELAETEEVYNHPLHPYTQSLLSAVPVPDPELERNHQVKEFDHSHPFKDGEELREVKPGHFLYCDEATAKQYQ from the coding sequence ATGACTAATTCAGAACAAAAACCAATCGTAAAGGTCCGCCACTTAAAGCAGTACTTTAACGAAGGCAAAAAGGACGAAGTAAAGGCCGTTGATGACGTCTCCTTTGACATTTACGAAGGAGAAACGTTGGGGCTCGTTGGTGAATCCGGGTCGGGGAAAACGACTACCGGACGAAGCATCATTCGGCTCTACAACCCCACTAGCGGGGACGTTTACTTCCACGACGAAAACATTGCTAAGTTAAAGAACAAGCACCTCAAGGACTTTCGTAAGCAGATGCAGATGATCTTTCAAGATCCCTATGCTTCTTTGGATCCCCGGATGAAAGTTAAAGACATCATTGCCGAAGGAATTGACATTCACCACCTCGCTAAAAACAGTGAGGATCGGGATCGTCAGGTCGCTGAACTTCTAAAGAAGGTTAACCTAAACCCTGAGTTTGCAAACCGGTATCCTCACGAATTCTCTGGTGGACAACGGCAACGGATCGGAATTGCCCGTGCCTTAGCCGTCCAACCAGATTTCATCATCGCCGACGAACCAATTTCGGCATTGGACGTGTCGATTCAAGCGCAAGTGGTTAACTTATTACAAGACATTCAAGAAGAACAAGGTTTAACCTACTTATTCATCGCCCATGACTTGTCCATGGTGAAGTACATTAGTGATCGGATCGCTGTTCTGTACAAAGGTAAAATCGTGGAACTGGCGGAAACAGAAGAAGTTTATAACCATCCCCTCCACCCTTACACCCAGAGCCTGTTATCAGCAGTTCCGGTTCCAGATCCAGAATTAGAAAGAAATCACCAAGTAAAAGAATTTGACCACTCGCATCCCTTTAAGGATGGCGAGGAACTCCGCGAAGTAAAACCGGGTCACTTCCTTTACTGTGATGAAGCGACTGCTAAGCAGTATCAATAA
- a CDS encoding ABC transporter ATP-binding protein: MTDNILQVKNLQVDFTTLNGTVHAIRDVSFNLKKGETLALVGESGSGKSVTVRSVIQLYAKNAVVTGGSVQFHDQDLLHLSPKQMDKIRGKDISMIFQDPMTSLDPTMPIGKQVAEPLITHGDADKAEAMKRAQEVLEMVEIPNAKERMKDYPHQFSGGQRQRIVIAMAIIDNPEILIADEPTTALDVTVQAQIIRLLKDLQKKIGTSIIFITHDLGVVAGIADRVAVMYAGKIIEYGTTDEIYYDPKHPYTWGLLDSMPTLDIQGQRLKAIPGTPANLINPPKGDAFAPRNPYALKIDERLQPPFFKITNTHYAATWLLDPRAPKVTPPESIQKRFAKYKELRGEQ; the protein is encoded by the coding sequence ATGACTGACAACATTTTACAAGTGAAAAACTTACAAGTAGACTTCACCACTTTAAACGGAACGGTCCACGCCATCCGGGACGTCAGTTTTAATCTGAAAAAGGGAGAAACTCTCGCCCTCGTTGGTGAATCTGGTTCTGGAAAGTCAGTGACCGTTCGGAGCGTGATCCAACTTTACGCCAAAAACGCGGTAGTCACTGGAGGTTCCGTGCAATTTCATGACCAAGATCTCCTCCATTTAAGTCCCAAACAGATGGACAAGATTCGCGGTAAAGACATCTCGATGATCTTTCAGGATCCCATGACGTCACTAGACCCAACCATGCCAATTGGAAAGCAAGTGGCCGAACCATTAATTACCCATGGTGATGCCGATAAAGCAGAAGCCATGAAACGAGCTCAAGAAGTGCTTGAAATGGTGGAGATTCCAAACGCTAAAGAACGAATGAAAGATTATCCCCACCAGTTCTCTGGAGGACAACGGCAACGAATCGTAATTGCGATGGCCATCATCGATAATCCTGAAATTCTGATCGCCGACGAACCAACCACCGCGTTGGATGTAACGGTGCAAGCCCAAATCATTCGCTTACTGAAGGACTTACAAAAAAAGATTGGAACGTCCATTATCTTCATCACCCACGATTTAGGGGTGGTAGCTGGAATCGCCGATCGGGTGGCCGTTATGTATGCCGGTAAGATCATTGAGTACGGAACGACGGACGAAATTTACTACGATCCCAAACACCCCTACACTTGGGGACTGTTGGATTCCATGCCAACTCTGGACATTCAGGGTCAACGCCTCAAAGCGATTCCCGGAACCCCGGCTAACTTAATTAATCCGCCGAAGGGCGATGCCTTCGCGCCTCGGAATCCCTACGCTTTAAAGATTGACGAACGTTTACAACCGCCCTTCTTTAAGATTACGAATACCCACTATGCCGCTACCTGGTTATTAGATCCACGGGCTCCGAAGGTAACTCCACCTGAATCAATTCAAAAGCGGTTTGCGAAGTATAAAGAACTGCGAGGTGAACAATAA